A region of the Apus apus isolate bApuApu2 chromosome 10, bApuApu2.pri.cur, whole genome shotgun sequence genome:
AGGGAAAGGTAAATCCATGGTCAAATCCACAGCTGCGATGGAACCTGACCCTAGGGAACCTGGCCAGGGAGagaacaggcagcagctggtgaggggctggactggatggtctgcagggccttttccaaccagacCCATTCCATTATGGATGGCCCAGCGACCAGtgagggagcagcagaaggCAACAGGACCgtgggaagcagagggatgAAGGGCTGTGGGATTCTCTCACCTTCCACATTGCAGGGATGTGGTAAGAAAAAGCAGGATCACACTGGAGAGATCTTGTCCATAGGAAAATTGCCCATGAGGCACTTCCAAAGCAAAGCCTCCAGAATCAGGAACAGGTACTTAGGGGGGAAACAGCACAAATGTTTAGCAGGAATAGTGTCCCAAGGAAAATCTGCCCTGTTCCAGTCCCTTGCTTCTGAATTCTTATTCTGAATTCTGAATTCCGAcgatccttgaggtcccttccaacctggcatccTATGATTTTATTCCAGCTTTAATGCATTTATGAATAACCATGAATTCGAATGAAATGTTTCCTCCTCTAACAGAAACTTAAATCTCAGCTTAAAAGCTTCTGAACTGAACTCaggaagcagcatttcagtacaagaatctgctttatttttacagtgcaGTGATTGAAACAATGTAGAAATTTAAGGTGTAAAACTGATTTCATTTCCCAATGTCTATCAGAAGGCAACATGTACGTGTGGTTTTGATCATAAAATATCCTCTGGACACCAGAAATTACAAACTCTTAACACTAGACACTTCACTTTAGAGACTAAGTCATCATAATTTAAATCTCTCTTataaacaatttcttttaaaaaacatatggAAGATAAAAAGAACTCAAGTATTAAACTCAAGGCcttgattattattttctttttttaaccaaagGTGTTTTAAGAAATGTATCAAAATGGTCACTCTGTGGGGATGACAGTGACTAGTCAGGCTCTGTGACACACTGCTCCACGATCTCACACAGGTTGGGGTTCTCCATGGCAGCTGCTACTCTCTCTTTGTCATTGATTTGCTTGTTGACTGCAAAACACCACAGGAAAATAACATCAGAGGCAGTTCCCAGTGGTACTTCACCCAGGGCATCAGTAACGTGACCAATCCAAGGAATCCTGTTCCAGGGAAGCTTTTCCCAGCCTCGTGAGTGGCTCCAAGGCTGAGaagatgagcagcagcagcacgtgGTGCCAGCTTTCTTTCCAATcctcttttaatttcctttttacaaTGGAAGGCATGATCTGCACAGCAACATCCCTGTTGCTTTCCTAGTTTAGGAAAAGACTGTAAGATGCTGATGATGTGTCTTAAAATCAGGTGTGAAATTTGTGGCAAATTAGTAGTCCAAGTTCTCCAGGATCAGTTTCCAATCTCAGCAAAGGAACTGGTTTTCCCCTTAAAAAGATCTAATGCTGAGGAACAATAAATCCTGGGACATTGCCTGGAGAAAGGCTTGAGCAGCTGGGGGAGCCAGTGATGGGCCACAGCTCTGAAAGGATGTCAATGTCCTGCAAGTTTGACTGAGAAACCTGTGTTTTTGTGATGATGTTAAGAGAGTGAGATCAACCAGCCAGGAAGTGCTTCATGTTCAttactcagcagcagcaacttctGTTACAAACACAACTCAACACCTGCAAGAACTGTGGGGgagtttttctttgttgcttttgtttttttaaagaagagcaAGCCTGGGTTCACAGGACCAGCTTTTGAAACTACCTCAACTACATGTTTAATTTTACAGCTTTAACAGTCTGGAAAATCTGgccaggaaggggaagaaaaggaattctCAAGAGAACACAAACACCCAGGCTAAAGCTGCCCCCATTCACAAGCTGTACTTACTGTCTTCTTCAGTGGAATGTGTGCCCTCAGATATGTAGATTTCCAGCTAGAGGAGAGATGATAAATGTCAGATGTGTGTATCAACAGGTGAATATACTCattactggaagaaaaaaaatggcagagtGCACACAGAATGCATGTAATTCATGCTTCAAAACTGTCCACAGACAAGGGAAGGGGTTGATGTCAAGAGCTGCTCTGTCTTATGACTGTAATAAAGTCTTTCTCTCCCCCATCTCACGGAGGCCCCAGTGATCCTGCTCCAGAACTGCAGGGCCTTCACCCCTCAccaccaccagctgctcccCTCAAAAGCCACTGCAGCTTGGCTgctgcaaagagcagagctggcactgcCTTCTCAGCAAGTTCTCTGCCGACCACAGCTCAGGAACAACTTGTTTCAACACCACCAGAACTGCAGGTGCCACTTTGACAGACAAAGCTCTCTTGAAAAGACACCCTTGGGAAGAGGGTCCTAGTAAGATACTCCTCATACATTTTGCTCAGTGATGAGATTCACAACCACTCCATTTGAAAACAGTGTGGACAGATTGCAAGACCAGGGTCCAACCAAACCTACATCACCTCGATGAATTTAACagggaaaacaacagcaaaaaaaccctcacactCACTGAGCTGCAAGGAAAGCTCATAAAACTGatgcagcaaaggaaaaccaAGTAAACAAGCCCTATGCCTTTTAGCTTCTCTTGCTGAACTAATTCTGTGTTCCCACATGTCCAGCACAACAAACCTCTACCtaattttcttgaaatgcaAGTCTCACTTTACACTGTGTAACTTGTAAGATGAAGCtataaacacaaaaccacaaaaagatAATCAACACCAGAAAACCTTAAGCTGATTGATCATAAATTATTTGGGGCAAGTTTCTAAAGGtctaagtttttaatttttcttaattacaaaCTTAGTCTAAAAGACTATGTTTGCCATGAAAGGTCTAGTCTGAGCTCCTGCTGAGACCCCGAGGGCTTTCTTTCAGGCCCTGTTACTCCAGCTCCCTGTGGAGCTCCCCACCCTCCAGCACCCCCTCTCTTCCTCCATGCAAGACCCCAGACAACAGCTGAGGAGGAAATCCCTGGAAACACAGTGTACTTGGGAGTGCAGCAATAAGGAGTCTTTTGTAAAGGGAAGAACCAGGGCTGTTCAGCCCCCTCCTGGTGCTACTCTGTGCTGCAACACCCCTCCCTGCAGAGGCAGGTGCTTCAGGGAGACCCCAGCCCcgctcagccctcctgccccctgCAGCACACACCGAGAGAGAATTTAGCAACGCTCAAGCAGCTTAGAGCAAGGTCCAGAGCAGACACTTTACCTTGTGTCTAAAAGGCAAACATCTCTGAAGTTTTATTCTTAAGCAAAGGCCTGttgaaacaaagcagagaagagacTTTGTTGTAAAACCCAAGGCTGGAGGTGCATTGTCAGAGAATTCCTATTTAACAATCCAATCCCATCAGTGTCATTGGCAACCTACCCCTCTGGGGTTCTGGGCAGCACAAGCCCCAGAGAAGATGACATAATTTGTGGTTTGACCCTTTGGATGTAGCTTCCCAGCTAAGCTCCCACCTGCCTTACAACTTAGGAGGTCTCTGGTCTCAAAACACCTCCTAGAAACACTCAGTACAGACCAATTCCTTGGCTGCAAAAGCTTCATTTGGGCATAAATACATTTACCTCACTAAacgactttttttttttccccttagatCTTTAAAACAGCCTGAGAAATTGCAGTATTGATATAGAAGGGTAAAAGTTGCTACCAACAGGAGTTGGGACGTGTAAACAAACCACTTCAGAGATCCCAGGTGtaatttttcagaagtgatCTCACCACAAACAATAAGGAAGCACAAACCCAAAAGAAGCCAGTGCAGAGTCTCACTCCATTGCCTTCACTCTCCTAACAGCTCTGAACTCTTTTTTGGATTCTTGGACTGCACGTGGGgtttcctgtgtgtgtgtgtggggatgGAGGACAGCCCCTCAGGTAAGGGGGGCAATCATAAAGCCTTAACATTGCTTTAAATTGGAGAAGTGACAACATTTTCAATTTAGCATTACTAGAATGATTTGGGGAATACCAAGGAGGGATTCTGTACCACTTCCCAGGAGATTTTTGAGGGCTGCTCTTCAAAGAGTTTCCCTAACTTGATAAAAACAGAAGGATGTCCCCACATGTCTtatggtttttttgttggttttctgggttttttgttagtttgcACTGCTAGCAGGCTCCCAAGCTGACATTCCTGGTCAAGCTGCTGGCAAAGCTTGACTGGACTCAGGGAAGACTGATGTTACCCAGGCAGCACAGAGTTAACCCTGTTCACGTGGTCGCAGAGTGACTGAAACAAACCTCACCAATGAGAGTGGCTAAGGAGCAATGAGGTACTGTTGGTGTAAACCTGATGATGACCAGATATTCATCTTCCCCTATCTCCTGCACTTGGACACAGCTCTCTGTTACCACTTCCAGTTCTTCCAAGGTGTTGGGCTTCTCCGGATCCCGGATAGTGCGGATGATatctgaagcagaagagaagtgACCAACCATCACCTTCCTGAATTTAACAACAGGCCTTGTGACCAGAAACCCTCTCCCCAGCAGTGGTTATTTAGCTCCTCTTCagaaaaggcagagctgtgagtATCAGTGACACCCTATCTCAGCAACTGCTTCAGAACTGGGGTGTTCCTGGTTCACATTCCCCTCCCCAACCTGCTGTTGTTATGACAATGTAGAAACCAAACCACAGCTGCTGAAGGCCAGGTCCTGCCTGCAGAACTAGAGCTCACCCAGAAGACACACACAGGCAGCATTCCAGACACCTCTGCTTGCCTTTCAGGTTCTTCCATATCTAACCTACTGACAAGACACATTTACCTTCTCATCTTCTCCCCACCTGGGCCTCACAGACAAGCTCCTGAAGCCCTCTTAAGGAAAGTCAATACAAAACCAATGCACTAATCCCTGTTTATCTGTGTCACTTCCTGAGCTTGTACAACCCAGACATTCAGGAGCTTCAATAAACCTGCACAGaaagtgctgagcagctctgcctgccagaGGAGCAACATGCTCTGGGTTAGCTGAAGGAGGTTTCATCACACAGTGAAACAGAATGACATTTACTGTTGCTTTTCCCACAGAGAGAAGGTCCAtcctcccagcagggctgggaaacaCTTGCTGTCCAAAGCCATCCCACAAAACCTGGGATGAAGGAGAGGATTGATTCTGGCTCCCCAGCTTCCAGGGAAGCAGACAATTGATCTTGAATCACTCTGAAGCTTCAgcctctgtttctctgcagcatAAGGATGTGATGCTGCTGAATTACATGCCTAGAAGACACAGTGGGTGTCACCAGGCCCTTTGTTCTGCTTTCCCAAAGAGCTGATAACCATCCCCTCAGGTTTCATGATGGtaacaagcaaacaaactgcCCAGCTTTATTAGAACATTGCCTACAAAATAACTGTGCCTGGAGGCTTGACAATGTTCTTAGAACCCTCTAAGATCCCATGTGCAGCATTTCCAGTGGTGAAATCTCTCCCCATTTTACTAAAAACTCATGCAGTAACAGAGACCACCCTTTTGCTGGACTAACCAGCTGAGCTTTCTGGAATTACTGGCCTTTCCAGGTGTGTCAAGCTCCTCTTCTGTCCGAGGTGATGAAACACTAAGCTAACCTTGCCAAGGCAGAGACTGGGGAAGCTCCAGCCCCTTTCCTACAcatgctggagctgggaagcagcagcattacCCACCAGTGACCCTTGATACTTGCTCAGGATCCTAACAGGGACCACGGCACACACTGCACCCCAAGGTCACAGCAACCAGCCCATCCCCAGACCCGGGCAGGGGAAGGCTGGCAGGCACCAGGACAGGCCCTCACCCTGCCCTTCAGGCTTCCTGGGCTCTCCAGCACCCCA
Encoded here:
- the CIAO2A gene encoding cytosolic iron-sulfur assembly component 2A isoform X1 translates to MSRVLGLLSHTLSRVLWYSGLRRGCHAPREPAMEQDKALEVYDIIRTIRDPEKPNTLEELEVVTESCVQVQEIGEDEYLVIIRFTPTVPHCSLATLIGLCLRIKLQRCLPFRHKLEIYISEGTHSTEEDINKQINDKERVAAAMENPNLCEIVEQCVTEPD
- the CIAO2A gene encoding cytosolic iron-sulfur assembly component 2A isoform X2, translating into MSRVLGLLSHTLSRVLWYSGLRRGCHAPREPAMEQDKALEVYDIIRTIRDPEKPNTLEELEVVTESCVQVQEIGEDEYLVIIRFTPTVPHCSLATLIGLCLRIKLQRCLPFRHKLEIYISEGTHSTEEDILAGVELCL